A section of the Myxococcus virescens genome encodes:
- a CDS encoding type IV pilus modification PilV family protein: MNRRRLHAHPRGLSILETIATAAVLMLGILGIMLTLGTASRHNRRNNNLSQASLIAEQELERVVNLRCVGEPLNDPCVNIKQLDNTRRDVWWSANGRMTETPPLPGATPQMAYTLTLDVDPPFEGAETGEPALNRAIPLPHASNLALHQVVNVRVTVSWMEEPGAPRRAVALQTRMAP, from the coding sequence ATGAACCGGCGCAGGCTCCACGCCCATCCGCGCGGCCTCAGCATCCTGGAGACCATCGCCACCGCCGCGGTGCTCATGCTCGGCATCCTGGGCATCATGCTCACGCTGGGCACCGCGTCCCGTCACAACCGCCGCAACAACAACCTGAGCCAGGCGAGCCTCATCGCCGAACAGGAACTGGAGCGCGTGGTCAACCTCCGCTGCGTGGGCGAGCCGCTGAACGACCCCTGCGTCAACATCAAGCAGCTCGACAACACGAGGCGCGACGTGTGGTGGTCCGCCAATGGCCGCATGACGGAGACGCCGCCCCTTCCGGGCGCGACGCCGCAAATGGCCTACACGCTGACGCTGGACGTGGACCCACCCTTCGAGGGCGCCGAGACAGGCGAGCCCGCGCTGAACCGCGCCATCCCGCTTCCCCACGCCAGCAACCTGGCCCTGCACCAGGTCGTCAACGTCCGCGTCACCGTGAGCTGGATGGAAGAGCCCGGTGCGCCCCGCCGCGCGGTGGCCCTGCAGACCCGGATGGCGCCATGA
- a CDS encoding GumC family protein, whose amino-acid sequence MDGTGFDPAGGAGGLTPAGLMQYVRAVWRRKWVVLGVAVVVAALTAAHTLRQPKVYSASASLIIDVMAPRFLDGEVKEVMGEERSNYWFNKEYYATQSQIITSRAVAGRVVDKLGLSTDADFLGLAHITDEKARLQAMQGADAVALVQSRIRVIPARDSRVMNIAVDDFDAKRAALLANEVAAAYMAENLALKLRTTEDARDWLEIRLAELESQSKTSELAVYDFKKDADMLSTSLESRMSIVSERINSFNLKLTEVRIQIAAQQARVEAIHRLRKASPEDETWAEALSGASDGPIQDLRRSYTELRMTCAELGERYLAEHPKLLECNRKLSVVREDFLKSLSNVVRSAETSLAESVAQEKNLVRLLDAEKSEAFLVNKKAIEFDRLKRDSDNNQRLYELVARRLKDIELSGMLRTSNVRVLDPARPILVPVKPHVRRNLAVGLVLGLLAGLGVVLLLELLENSVATQADVEERLGLAFLGVMPRLDGSKAPRERDLHVHREPKSTAAECCRAIRTNLLFMSPDNPFKTLVVTSSGPQEGKSTTCINLGVAMAQSGNRVLLLDTDMRRPRLHRAFGVPNELGISSLVVGEGTLDAAVKSTEVPGLFVLPCGPLPPNPAELLHTQAFTDLLKAASERFDRVILDSPPINAVADAAVLATKCDGVVLVLKAAKTNRESARRALRSLADVQARMYGAILNDVDLSAPRYGDSYLGYQGYGQYAEDSKDGVAQS is encoded by the coding sequence GTGGATGGAACCGGTTTCGACCCCGCCGGCGGCGCCGGTGGCCTGACGCCCGCGGGCCTCATGCAGTATGTGCGCGCGGTGTGGCGCCGCAAGTGGGTCGTCCTTGGCGTGGCGGTGGTGGTGGCGGCGCTCACGGCCGCCCACACGTTGCGCCAGCCCAAGGTGTACTCGGCCAGCGCCTCGCTCATCATTGACGTGATGGCGCCTCGCTTCCTGGATGGGGAAGTGAAGGAGGTGATGGGCGAGGAGCGCAGCAACTACTGGTTCAACAAGGAGTACTACGCCACCCAGAGCCAAATCATCACCTCGCGCGCGGTGGCGGGCCGGGTGGTGGACAAGCTGGGCCTGTCCACGGACGCGGACTTCCTGGGCTTGGCGCACATCACCGACGAGAAGGCCCGCCTGCAGGCGATGCAGGGCGCGGACGCGGTGGCGCTGGTCCAGTCGCGCATCCGGGTGATTCCCGCGAGGGACTCGCGGGTGATGAACATCGCGGTGGATGACTTCGACGCCAAGCGCGCCGCGCTGCTGGCCAACGAGGTGGCCGCCGCGTACATGGCGGAGAACCTGGCCCTCAAGCTCCGGACGACGGAGGACGCGCGCGACTGGTTGGAGATTCGTCTGGCCGAGCTGGAGTCGCAGTCCAAGACGAGCGAGCTGGCCGTCTACGACTTCAAGAAGGACGCGGACATGCTGTCCACGTCGCTCGAGTCGAGGATGAGCATCGTCAGTGAGCGCATCAACAGCTTCAACCTGAAGCTGACCGAGGTGCGCATCCAGATTGCCGCTCAGCAGGCGCGGGTGGAGGCCATCCACCGGCTGCGCAAGGCATCTCCGGAGGATGAGACGTGGGCGGAGGCGCTGTCGGGCGCCTCGGACGGACCCATCCAGGACCTGCGGCGCAGCTACACCGAGCTGCGCATGACGTGCGCGGAGCTGGGTGAGCGCTACCTGGCCGAGCACCCGAAGCTCCTGGAGTGCAACCGCAAGCTGTCGGTGGTGCGCGAGGACTTCCTCAAGAGCCTGAGCAACGTGGTGCGCAGCGCGGAGACGTCGCTGGCGGAGTCGGTGGCGCAGGAGAAGAACCTGGTGCGCCTGCTGGACGCGGAGAAGTCGGAGGCCTTCCTGGTGAACAAGAAGGCCATCGAGTTCGACCGGCTCAAGCGCGACTCGGACAACAACCAGCGCCTCTACGAGCTGGTGGCCAGACGCCTGAAGGACATCGAGCTGTCCGGCATGCTGCGCACCAGCAACGTGCGCGTGCTGGACCCGGCGCGGCCCATCCTGGTGCCGGTGAAGCCTCACGTGCGCCGCAACCTGGCGGTGGGGCTGGTGCTGGGATTGCTGGCGGGCCTGGGCGTGGTGCTGCTGCTGGAGCTCCTGGAGAACAGCGTGGCCACGCAGGCGGACGTAGAGGAGCGGCTGGGGCTGGCCTTCCTGGGCGTGATGCCGCGGCTGGACGGCAGCAAGGCGCCACGCGAGCGGGACCTTCACGTCCACCGCGAACCCAAGTCGACAGCGGCGGAGTGCTGCCGCGCCATCCGCACCAACCTGCTGTTCATGTCGCCGGACAACCCGTTCAAGACGCTGGTGGTGACGTCCAGCGGGCCGCAGGAGGGCAAGTCCACCACCTGCATCAACCTGGGCGTGGCCATGGCCCAGAGCGGCAACCGGGTGCTGCTGCTGGACACGGACATGCGCCGGCCGCGCCTGCACCGCGCCTTCGGAGTGCCCAACGAGCTGGGCATCTCCTCGCTGGTGGTGGGTGAGGGCACACTGGACGCGGCGGTGAAGAGCACCGAGGTGCCCGGCCTCTTCGTGCTGCCGTGTGGACCGCTGCCGCCCAATCCGGCGGAGCTGCTGCACACCCAGGCCTTCACGGACCTGCTGAAGGCCGCCTCCGAGCGCTTCGACCGCGTCATCCTGGACAGCCCGCCCATCAACGCGGTGGCGGACGCGGCGGTGCTGGCCACGAAGTGCGACGGCGTGGTGCTGGTGCTGAAGGCGGCCAAGACGAACCGCGAGTCGGCGCGGCGTGCGCTGCGCTCGCTGGCGGACGTGCAGGCGCGCATGTACGGTGCCATCCTCAACGACGTGGACCTGTCGGCGCCGCGCTACGGTGACTCGTATCTGGGCTACCAGGGCTACGGGCAGTACGCGGAAGACTCCAAGGATGGGGTGGCGCAGTCGTGA
- a CDS encoding bifunctional glycosyltransferase/class I SAM-dependent methyltransferase, protein MTPPLSFVLPFSPDTAAAASRFAQALPPGAEVVLAGEGSVDAASSPNVHVLSVPGGKGAAIRAALEKVSGAVTVLQDPDTSYSQDVYDALVRPIQADTADAVFGLRTAQGLAPELLADRALGHVTRFVTDVPLTDPLTGLRAFRTEALRSVTLTSDDDAVDAELVVKLAAQLFRLTEVTLPPGAVPRRTPAAHLSRLKTLVRYATVRDDADNQHEGYTTLERMDGAVHYNQWLGRRFREHLGRRVLEIGAGIGTITRELESGLELLIALEVDRFYVDRLKNLFRGKPHIRPYLSDVALADWESLKTERLDTIVLSNVLEHIPDDASAIRRFKQILAPGGRVVILVPALQQLFGAIDEAVGHYRRYTPSTLRAVLEENGFQVETLEWMNLAGLPGWFVNSRLLRRRSVPKLQLKLYDTLAPLIARAESHVKLPVGMSLFAVARATGGDA, encoded by the coding sequence GTGACGCCACCGCTTTCCTTCGTCCTCCCCTTCTCGCCCGACACCGCGGCTGCCGCTTCCCGCTTCGCCCAGGCGTTGCCTCCTGGCGCGGAGGTCGTCCTCGCTGGAGAGGGCTCCGTCGACGCCGCCTCCTCGCCCAACGTGCACGTCCTCTCGGTGCCGGGTGGCAAGGGCGCGGCCATCCGCGCCGCGCTGGAGAAGGTGTCGGGCGCGGTGACGGTGCTGCAGGATCCAGACACCTCGTATTCGCAGGACGTCTATGACGCGCTGGTGCGCCCCATCCAGGCGGACACCGCGGACGCCGTCTTCGGCCTGCGCACGGCGCAGGGGCTGGCGCCGGAGCTGCTGGCGGACCGGGCCCTGGGCCACGTCACCCGCTTCGTCACCGACGTGCCGCTGACGGACCCGCTCACCGGTCTGCGCGCCTTCCGCACCGAGGCGCTGCGCTCCGTCACGCTGACCAGCGACGACGACGCGGTGGACGCGGAGCTGGTGGTGAAGCTGGCCGCGCAGTTGTTCCGCCTCACCGAGGTGACGCTGCCCCCGGGCGCGGTGCCTCGCCGGACGCCCGCGGCGCACCTGTCCCGGCTCAAGACGCTGGTCCGCTACGCCACGGTGCGCGACGACGCGGACAACCAGCACGAGGGCTACACCACGCTGGAGCGCATGGACGGCGCCGTCCACTACAACCAGTGGCTGGGCCGCCGCTTCCGCGAGCACCTGGGCCGCCGGGTGCTGGAGATTGGCGCCGGCATCGGCACGATTACCCGCGAGCTGGAGTCGGGCCTGGAGCTGCTCATCGCGCTGGAGGTGGACCGCTTCTACGTGGACCGCCTGAAGAACCTCTTCCGCGGCAAGCCGCACATCCGGCCGTACCTGTCCGACGTGGCCCTGGCGGACTGGGAGTCGCTCAAGACGGAGCGGCTGGACACCATCGTCCTCTCCAACGTGCTGGAGCACATCCCGGATGACGCGTCCGCCATCCGGCGCTTCAAGCAGATTCTGGCGCCCGGGGGCCGGGTGGTCATCCTGGTGCCCGCGCTCCAGCAGCTCTTCGGCGCCATCGACGAGGCCGTGGGCCACTACCGCCGCTACACGCCCTCCACGCTGCGCGCGGTGCTGGAGGAGAACGGCTTCCAGGTGGAGACCCTGGAGTGGATGAACCTGGCCGGCCTGCCGGGATGGTTCGTCAACAGCCGCCTGCTGCGCCGCCGCTCGGTGCCCAAGCTCCAGCTCAAGCTCTACGACACGCTGGCGCCCCTGATTGCGCGGGCGGAGTCGCACGTGAAGCTGCCGGTGGGCATGAGCCTCTTCGCCGTGGCGCGCGCCACCGGCGGCGATGCGTGA
- a CDS encoding glycosyltransferase — protein MNAPSAGAGLRVLHLGKFYPPASGGMEAHVQTLARAQAALGAQVEVLCANHAADGAGTSHEFQGRSPTCETWDGPVRVTRLGRLASVARMDAMPDLPRMLGRALSRGVDIVHLHTPNPTWVLALDVVRRLPPVFITHHSDVIRQRVAGALFKPFEALLYARARRVLATSEAYVSGSPLLRAFRGKVRALPLGLDLAPYLHPCAAAREAEAHWRAQAAGAPLWLMVGRLVYYKGLFTALEALRRVPGRLVVVGQGPLEAEARRRARALGVADRVTWAGYLPPDSLVGALHAATALWFCGNARSEAYGLSQVEAMASGLPVLNTAIPHSGVAWVSLHEQTGLTVPVGDAEALAAAARRLLEEPALAQRLGREARERAVAEFRHDVMAWRSLSLYSEALGRPAPVMAPDVALLRLTGSV, from the coding sequence GTGAACGCGCCATCAGCGGGCGCGGGCTTGCGGGTGCTGCACCTGGGCAAGTTCTATCCTCCCGCGTCGGGGGGCATGGAAGCCCACGTGCAGACGCTGGCGCGCGCCCAGGCGGCGCTCGGCGCGCAGGTGGAGGTGCTGTGCGCCAACCATGCCGCGGACGGCGCGGGCACCAGCCACGAGTTCCAGGGCCGCAGCCCCACGTGTGAGACGTGGGACGGACCGGTGCGCGTGACGCGCCTGGGCCGGCTGGCCTCCGTCGCGCGCATGGACGCGATGCCGGACCTGCCGCGCATGCTGGGACGCGCGTTGTCGCGGGGCGTGGACATCGTGCACCTGCACACGCCCAACCCGACCTGGGTGCTGGCCCTGGATGTGGTGCGCCGGCTGCCTCCTGTCTTCATCACCCACCACAGTGACGTCATCCGGCAGAGGGTGGCGGGCGCGCTCTTCAAGCCCTTCGAGGCGCTGCTCTACGCGCGGGCCCGGCGGGTGCTGGCCACCAGCGAAGCCTATGTCTCGGGCTCACCGCTGCTGCGCGCCTTTCGCGGCAAGGTGCGGGCGCTGCCGCTGGGGCTCGACCTGGCGCCATACCTCCATCCCTGCGCCGCCGCGCGGGAGGCGGAGGCCCACTGGCGGGCACAGGCCGCGGGCGCGCCGCTGTGGCTCATGGTGGGGCGGCTCGTCTACTACAAGGGCCTGTTCACCGCGCTGGAGGCCCTGCGCCGGGTGCCGGGGCGGCTGGTGGTGGTGGGGCAGGGGCCGCTGGAGGCGGAGGCTCGACGCCGGGCGCGCGCGCTGGGCGTCGCGGACCGGGTGACGTGGGCGGGCTATCTGCCTCCGGACTCGCTGGTCGGCGCGCTGCACGCGGCCACCGCACTCTGGTTCTGTGGCAATGCCCGCAGCGAGGCGTATGGGTTGTCGCAGGTGGAGGCCATGGCCAGCGGTCTGCCCGTGCTGAACACGGCGATTCCGCACTCGGGCGTCGCGTGGGTGAGTCTGCATGAGCAGACGGGGCTGACGGTGCCGGTCGGCGACGCGGAGGCCCTAGCGGCGGCGGCGCGGCGACTCCTGGAGGAGCCCGCGTTGGCGCAGCGACTGGGGCGCGAGGCCCGCGAGCGGGCCGTGGCGGAGTTCCGGCATGACGTCATGGCCTGGCGCAGCCTGTCCCTGTACTCGGAGGCGCTGGGCCGGCCCGCGCCGGTGATGGCGCCCGACGTGGCGCTGCTGCGCTTGACGGGGAGCGTATGA
- a CDS encoding pilus assembly protein PilY, with product MRWTRTWMAAVAVAAAGAVLAQSPGGDTGSGGTDGGASSLALCIDTTDQDKQPDFSRDAGIPSAIIVTDDNPPKLRLNTNLNVLDPEKIILPFEQELTALIVDDRAGSGASSTLGWFYYDELIDAEYIDDNGTREDSDDDRLLDKNNNGVPDFHEDLYNLNPTRYIGVEPRCPNRTFTHQRWGDAGTVTLREPDLLMGPCNSGSNYAANTGPRRWQGRADYPTRPSTGGVVGRPVRDFTNALFAYDPYHGRDNLRQSAVTSGLIDTYFSDQGLFPHIPNLLEPRHALNGNRGIGNLVFLSTDDDETSCHESESAECFAPRQGWTLDGNGQFMRTGTAWDKSDEADGIPDYKASAFDSAGRLITGKSTTAAITKAEDQVVPMGRLADRREIVFFLVTYVEQVYGPATDSCFITRPTADGREVQCDLWMHGDINVFFTKTPLNMDLHQGSDPLVVRQKNLRTNWLNPVVYPRLENDPAYGGVVFPFDQTQDVPSVNRRAAHTIVGAPRDNPLVWILGWEDQNAGGDRTYSDIVILINKQNNGSYRSDVVSDIAPDISLDFTITEVTFTVEDQPYYAADGGGVAPCSLSVKLPDGGTGQRRPDISYDVALDCKVCQEPCNTSNPTYILNDNPNWLRVPIPDSDGGVRNETAVLQDFLEQGRVGTQLCWRAVMESPGESCQPTIHNINVSYKAQRSGEYGRASLIPMANAVIHGVYETPGRAWVADGGVDQVSIRTYDNRPDTIDRGHIYLKKLYEPATLVPYEPTQEVWDSGKWMRDLMRTLETRPGEPLDTRRLVTLNPANQQAIDVKDLMARANTTSPVFPDTYCTRRNGSVYLYDLDGRNGCTADDRVALRDWLYGWEDRQSSVIRNRMRTWPLGGVNLSTAAVIGPPNVPAWLIEGRNLDAERRKFTENFSAANTGRPTVTYVGTTQGYLHALGTGYFRTGDDPCTPGRVEYQGYFGRAGSCASGHDYGAGNELFAYLPFKMLPYYVENYRRANDAYSTERATMDATPSVADVDLRSDDYRPDTGHDPRETDEAWRPRPARNEGAKTVLASATGPKQSVFFALDVTNPTDSSYPTPLWEFDMKRDRFTSAGIPCTSTGNGCNPLPALFTGATPKPDTRGSRHAPSLVRMDFGQAGGKKWVSMFGTDYSPESGTVGTVYLMDLKTGLPAQVTGNSAKARLAGVVTLGTTADANEGIGGEPIPLDVNGDGNIDVIYVPSTSGKIYRINPTYSNTGTNTPLGKVLASCVVADAQAVPGIRNPTSQRIYSTISASVVPDSGSRRVRLYFGTANNPDIANEPDDTANPRPRYHLMAFEDRDPVPATRPGASCPAHLEWTRELGEGQVVWGGVSTTQDGVFTTSAVGRAASACDLDSTTSGRVYAYSTSGNALAGNDTPIDGHGTHAPVLYDNHLLIVKNGQVRALGSGTYNNPTSESPRSSSRVLIWDVQSGSRVQEVVP from the coding sequence ATGCGCTGGACTCGAACCTGGATGGCCGCGGTGGCCGTGGCCGCCGCGGGAGCCGTGCTCGCCCAAAGTCCCGGCGGCGACACGGGCAGTGGCGGCACGGATGGCGGCGCCAGCAGCCTCGCGCTGTGCATCGACACCACGGACCAGGACAAGCAACCCGACTTCAGCAGGGACGCGGGCATCCCCAGCGCCATCATCGTCACGGATGACAACCCGCCCAAGCTGCGGCTCAACACCAACCTCAACGTCCTGGACCCGGAGAAAATCATCCTGCCTTTCGAGCAGGAGCTCACCGCGCTCATCGTCGATGACCGCGCGGGCAGCGGCGCCTCCAGCACGCTGGGCTGGTTCTATTACGACGAGCTCATCGACGCCGAATACATCGACGACAACGGCACGCGAGAGGACTCCGACGACGACCGGCTGCTGGACAAGAACAACAACGGCGTGCCCGACTTCCACGAGGACCTCTACAACCTCAACCCCACGCGCTACATCGGCGTGGAGCCCCGCTGCCCCAACCGGACGTTCACCCACCAGCGATGGGGCGACGCGGGGACGGTGACGCTGCGCGAGCCCGACCTGCTGATGGGCCCGTGCAACTCCGGCAGCAACTACGCCGCCAATACGGGGCCTCGAAGGTGGCAGGGGCGCGCTGACTACCCCACGCGGCCTTCGACGGGCGGCGTGGTAGGCCGCCCGGTGCGCGACTTCACCAACGCATTGTTCGCCTATGACCCCTACCACGGGCGAGACAACCTGCGGCAGAGCGCGGTCACCTCCGGCCTCATCGACACGTACTTCAGCGACCAGGGCCTGTTCCCGCACATCCCGAACCTGCTGGAGCCCCGGCATGCCCTCAACGGGAACAGAGGCATCGGCAACCTCGTCTTCCTCTCCACGGACGACGACGAGACGTCGTGCCACGAATCGGAATCGGCGGAGTGCTTCGCGCCACGTCAGGGCTGGACGCTCGACGGCAACGGCCAGTTCATGCGCACCGGCACGGCCTGGGACAAATCCGATGAGGCGGACGGCATTCCTGATTACAAGGCCAGCGCGTTCGACAGCGCGGGCCGCCTCATCACCGGCAAGAGCACGACCGCCGCCATCACCAAAGCCGAGGACCAGGTCGTCCCCATGGGACGCCTCGCGGACCGGCGTGAAATCGTCTTCTTCCTCGTCACCTACGTGGAGCAGGTGTACGGCCCGGCCACGGATTCGTGCTTCATCACCCGTCCGACGGCGGATGGGCGCGAGGTGCAGTGCGACCTGTGGATGCACGGTGACATCAACGTCTTCTTCACCAAGACGCCGCTCAACATGGACCTGCACCAGGGCAGCGACCCGCTCGTGGTGAGACAGAAGAACCTCCGCACCAACTGGCTGAATCCCGTGGTGTACCCCCGGCTGGAGAACGACCCGGCCTATGGCGGCGTCGTCTTCCCGTTCGACCAGACGCAGGATGTCCCCTCCGTGAACCGCCGCGCGGCGCACACGATTGTGGGCGCGCCGCGTGACAACCCCCTGGTCTGGATTCTGGGCTGGGAAGACCAGAACGCGGGCGGTGACCGCACGTACAGCGACATCGTCATCCTCATCAACAAGCAGAACAACGGCTCCTACCGCTCCGACGTGGTGTCGGACATCGCTCCGGACATCTCCCTGGACTTCACCATCACCGAGGTGACGTTCACCGTGGAGGACCAGCCCTACTACGCGGCGGATGGCGGCGGCGTCGCGCCCTGCTCGCTCTCCGTCAAGCTGCCGGACGGCGGCACGGGCCAGCGCAGGCCGGACATCAGTTATGACGTGGCGCTGGACTGCAAGGTCTGCCAGGAGCCCTGCAACACCTCCAATCCCACGTACATCCTCAACGACAATCCGAACTGGCTCCGGGTCCCCATTCCGGACAGCGACGGCGGCGTGCGCAATGAGACGGCCGTCCTGCAGGACTTCCTGGAGCAGGGCCGCGTGGGAACACAGCTGTGCTGGCGCGCGGTGATGGAGAGCCCGGGTGAGTCCTGCCAGCCCACCATCCACAACATCAACGTCTCCTACAAGGCGCAGCGCAGCGGTGAATACGGCCGCGCGTCGCTCATCCCCATGGCCAACGCCGTCATCCACGGCGTCTATGAAACGCCCGGGCGCGCCTGGGTCGCCGACGGAGGCGTGGACCAGGTCTCCATCCGCACCTACGACAACCGTCCAGACACCATCGACCGGGGCCACATCTACCTGAAGAAGCTCTACGAGCCCGCCACGCTGGTGCCCTATGAGCCCACCCAGGAGGTCTGGGACTCCGGCAAGTGGATGCGCGACCTGATGCGCACGCTGGAGACCCGTCCCGGCGAGCCGCTCGACACGCGCAGGCTCGTCACGCTCAATCCGGCGAACCAGCAGGCCATCGACGTGAAGGACCTGATGGCGCGCGCCAACACCACCAGCCCCGTCTTCCCAGACACCTACTGCACCCGCCGCAACGGCAGCGTGTACCTGTATGACCTGGACGGCCGCAACGGCTGCACCGCGGATGACCGCGTGGCGCTGCGCGACTGGCTCTACGGCTGGGAGGACCGCCAGTCCTCGGTCATCCGCAACCGGATGCGCACCTGGCCGCTGGGCGGCGTCAACCTGTCCACGGCGGCTGTCATCGGGCCGCCCAACGTGCCCGCGTGGCTGATCGAAGGCCGCAACCTGGACGCGGAGCGCCGGAAGTTCACGGAGAACTTCAGCGCGGCCAACACGGGCCGCCCCACGGTGACGTACGTGGGCACCACGCAGGGGTACCTCCACGCGCTGGGCACGGGCTACTTCCGCACGGGGGATGACCCCTGCACGCCAGGCCGCGTGGAGTACCAGGGCTACTTCGGCCGGGCCGGCAGCTGCGCCAGTGGCCACGACTACGGCGCGGGCAACGAGCTGTTCGCCTACCTGCCCTTCAAGATGTTGCCCTACTACGTGGAGAACTACCGCCGCGCCAATGACGCGTACTCCACCGAGCGCGCCACGATGGACGCCACGCCCTCCGTGGCGGACGTGGACCTGCGGAGCGACGACTACCGCCCGGACACCGGCCACGACCCTCGGGAGACCGACGAGGCCTGGCGTCCCCGCCCCGCCCGGAACGAGGGCGCGAAGACGGTGCTGGCCAGCGCCACGGGCCCCAAGCAGAGCGTCTTCTTCGCGCTCGACGTCACCAACCCCACGGACTCGAGCTATCCCACGCCCCTGTGGGAGTTCGACATGAAGCGGGACCGCTTCACGTCAGCGGGCATTCCGTGCACCAGCACCGGCAACGGCTGCAACCCGCTGCCGGCGCTCTTCACCGGCGCCACGCCCAAGCCCGACACACGCGGTTCGCGTCATGCGCCCTCGCTGGTGCGCATGGACTTCGGCCAGGCGGGCGGCAAGAAGTGGGTGTCCATGTTCGGCACGGACTATTCGCCTGAGTCCGGCACGGTGGGCACCGTCTACCTGATGGACCTCAAGACGGGCCTGCCCGCGCAGGTGACGGGCAACAGCGCGAAGGCGCGGCTGGCGGGCGTCGTCACGCTGGGCACCACCGCGGACGCGAATGAAGGCATCGGCGGAGAGCCCATCCCGCTGGACGTGAATGGCGACGGCAACATCGACGTCATCTACGTCCCGTCCACCTCGGGGAAGATCTACCGCATCAACCCCACCTACTCGAACACCGGGACGAACACGCCGCTGGGCAAGGTGCTGGCCTCCTGTGTCGTCGCGGACGCGCAGGCCGTGCCCGGCATCCGCAATCCCACCAGCCAGCGCATCTACTCCACCATCTCCGCGTCGGTGGTGCCTGACAGCGGCTCCCGCCGGGTGCGGCTGTACTTCGGCACCGCCAACAACCCGGACATCGCCAACGAGCCGGACGACACCGCCAACCCGCGGCCCCGCTATCACCTGATGGCCTTCGAGGACCGCGACCCGGTGCCCGCCACGCGTCCAGGGGCCAGCTGCCCCGCGCACCTCGAATGGACACGCGAGCTGGGCGAGGGCCAGGTCGTCTGGGGCGGCGTCTCCACCACCCAGGATGGCGTCTTCACCACCAGCGCCGTGGGCCGCGCCGCCAGCGCGTGCGACCTGGACAGCACCACCAGCGGCAGGGTCTACGCCTACAGCACCTCGGGCAATGCGCTCGCGGGCAACGACACCCCCATCGACGGCCACGGCACGCACGCGCCCGTGCTCTATGACAATCACCTGCTCATCGTGAAGAACGGACAGGTGCGCGCGCTGGGAAGCGGGACGTACAACAACCCCACCTCGGAGTCGCCGCGAAGCAGCTCCCGGGTCCTCATCTGGGACGTGCAGTCCGGCTCACGCGTCCAGGAGGTGGTGCCATGA
- a CDS encoding PilW family protein translates to MKRLRSTTPRGFTLIELMVAASMSMVVLATAIGVSVHLQRRGLLEERIMETQNKGRAARDLMAFGVQRAGAGIGSVSLTGGRTPAGEADLFYAVWARPQATFPDDATFVPPANAALLSDALEVWETDPARMVLLEQCPLPATAAWFEDTLCIGGLPPAFLDNAVIAVVFPGTEDERGWACVGQVTNLVAEGVEWTPAIPGRPAPADGNCHPDAVTLPESPWLGIREPREGGMYLLPLTSRSYRVNWPGGTPVLEMDADGPLGPAGYTAVSQDIEQLQVRLGVSAPNALPGAPVRFFPDAETGRPSLATCTQATCAAHISWAWDAGVPVPPDRGPGSAGDELMRHMRVVELSITARSQRAELTGNEAPGARDDEGNLRDGYKRRHSVIRLAPRNFAFVGTGG, encoded by the coding sequence ATGAAGCGACTTCGTTCGACGACGCCGCGCGGGTTCACGCTCATCGAGCTGATGGTGGCCGCATCGATGTCCATGGTGGTGCTCGCCACCGCCATTGGCGTGAGCGTCCACCTCCAGCGCCGGGGCCTGCTGGAAGAGCGCATCATGGAGACACAGAACAAGGGCCGGGCCGCGCGTGACTTGATGGCGTTCGGCGTGCAACGGGCGGGCGCGGGCATCGGCAGCGTCTCCCTCACCGGCGGCCGGACGCCCGCCGGCGAAGCAGACCTGTTCTACGCCGTGTGGGCCCGGCCCCAGGCCACCTTCCCGGATGACGCCACCTTCGTCCCACCCGCCAACGCCGCGCTGCTGTCGGATGCCCTGGAGGTCTGGGAGACGGACCCGGCGCGCATGGTGCTGCTGGAGCAGTGTCCCTTGCCGGCGACCGCGGCCTGGTTCGAGGACACGCTGTGCATCGGAGGCCTGCCGCCCGCCTTCCTGGACAATGCGGTCATCGCCGTGGTGTTCCCGGGCACGGAGGACGAGCGGGGCTGGGCCTGCGTGGGGCAGGTGACGAACCTCGTGGCGGAAGGCGTGGAGTGGACGCCCGCCATCCCAGGCCGGCCCGCGCCCGCCGACGGCAACTGTCATCCCGATGCCGTGACGCTTCCCGAGTCGCCCTGGCTTGGCATACGGGAACCGCGCGAAGGAGGCATGTACCTGCTTCCGCTCACCAGCCGCAGCTACCGGGTGAACTGGCCCGGCGGCACGCCCGTGCTGGAGATGGACGCGGATGGGCCCCTGGGGCCCGCGGGCTACACCGCGGTGTCCCAGGACATCGAGCAGTTGCAGGTCCGGCTGGGCGTGAGTGCCCCCAACGCGCTCCCCGGCGCCCCCGTGCGCTTCTTCCCGGACGCGGAGACCGGGCGCCCCTCGCTGGCCACCTGCACCCAGGCCACCTGCGCCGCGCACATCTCCTGGGCTTGGGACGCGGGCGTGCCCGTTCCGCCGGACCGCGGCCCGGGCAGCGCGGGTGACGAACTGATGCGCCACATGCGCGTGGTGGAGCTGTCCATCACCGCGCGCTCGCAGCGCGCCGAGCTGACGGGGAACGAAGCGCCCGGAGCGCGAGACGACGAAGGCAACCTCCGGGATGGCTACAAGCGCCGGCACAGCGTCATCCGCCTGGCGCCTCGCAACTTCGCGTTCGTGGGAACGGGGGGCTGA